One genomic segment of Chelonia mydas isolate rCheMyd1 chromosome 1, rCheMyd1.pri.v2, whole genome shotgun sequence includes these proteins:
- the CLDN14 gene encoding claudin-14 — protein MASMAVQLLGFLLSLFGLIGTLIATILPHWWRTAHVGTNIITAVAYMKGLWMECVWHSTGIYQCQVHRSQLALPRDLQAARAMMVISCLISTLACVVSVIGMHCTRCVKGASAKNSLAVSGGIFFILAGLICLVPVSWTTNDVVTDFYNPMLPNGMKYEIGQALYLGFFSASLTILGGALLCTSCQSAGNNIPYQPQPRSTTRAAPSYRPPTAYKGNHASSLTSASQSGYRLNDYV, from the coding sequence ATGGCAAGCATGGCTGTTCAGTTACTGGGCTTCTTACTAAGTCTCTTTGGTCTAATTGGAACATTAATTGCTACTATTCTGCCTCACTGGTGGAGGACGGCACATGTAGGCACCAATATTATAACAGCTGTGGCATACATGAAGGGGCTCTGGATGGAGTGTGTCTGGCATAGCACTGGCATCTACCAGTGCCAGGTCCATCGATCTCAGCTTGCACTGCCTCGTGACCTTCAAGCAGCTCGTGCCATGATGGTGATTTCCTGTCTTATTTCCACACTGGCATGTGTGGTGTCTGTTATTGGCATGCATTGCACTCGATGTGTCAAAGGGGCCTCTGCCAAAAATTCTCTCGCTGTCTCTGGTGGAATCTTTTTCATCCTGGCTGGTCTCATATGCCTGGTTCCTGTTTCTTGGACTACTAATGATGTGGTTACAGATTTTTACAACCCCATGCTTCCCAACGGGATGAAGTATGAGATAGGGCAAGCTCTTTACCTCGGCTTTTTCTCTGCATCTTTGACTATACTTGGCGGAGCTCTACTGTGTACATCATGCCAGAGTGCTGGGAACAACATACCTTACCAGCCACAACCAAGAAGCACAACAAGGGCTGCTCCCTCATATAGACCACCAACTGCCTACAAGGGAAACCATGCTTCTTCGCTGACATCTGCTTCACAGAGTGGCTATAGATTAAATGACTATGTGTGA